The DNA sequence tgtgctgcagccaccttcagttcctgtttctttcaggagtttgaaataaaataatggaacCATCCAACACAAGCTGCCCCGCCCACGCTAGACTTGCCGAGGCTCTTACGTTCTCAGGGTGGATTTCGTCACTTTGGCCTTGCGACAGCAGGTCTGCCGTTTGTGGCCACGGACGCGGGAGGTGCCGTTGCTGTCCGCGGTGGGGTCCGCCGGGCCGCGTAAATACGCCTCGGTGCAGCGAGGCTGTCGACCCTGCTCCCCCGGCACGCAGGAGGGGCCCAGTCTACCCTCGGCCCCTCTGGGAAGCCCGCCGTCCGAATTCATGATGTTCAGCCTGACTGCtgtaccacagaagaagaggaggacCAATCAGGTGGGTTCACACCCAGCTCACACCCCTGATTCTTTGCAGGCAGGAGGTGGTTGCACACAACTCTGGGTGATTGCTTTTCACTGCGGGGTAGGTGAGTTAGATCTAGGAATACAGttttcttcatatttatacatttgaacATTGTCTTTCTCATTTTATTCATGACACCTGCAGAAATGGGTTAAGTTGCTAAAAGTAAGGCAACAGTATTCTGCAAATTGTTCAATGAAAAATGATAGAAGGCATTGTCTCCatgtgtattacattacattacattacaggcatttggcagacgctcttatccagagcgacgtacaacaaagtgtataaccataaccaggaacaagtatgacgaaacccctagagagaagtaccggtccaagtacagggaacaaccgcatagttcaacttggaccctggtggttaaactgattaacactaacaacgagaacggcaacaacgcaatctatggaaaaataaaaataaataaaaatacaagtagtcgttaagactggcgcatcaactaagtcacctattaaacagctgcctagttacacccctaagtttagtcatttacgggggggaagggagggatggggagaggtgcagcctgaagaggtgggtcttcagtcgttgtttgaaatgggtcacagtctcagctgttctgacctccacagggaggtcattccaccatcgtggggccagaacagacaggagacgtgttctggaagacCTGTATCATACACTAGGTGGAAGTTACCAGGTTTTCAAAATCCTACAATATGTGCAGAACTTATGTTAATTACTGACGGCACTCCATATGATGCAATCTTAAAATGATTAGAATTAAAACGAAAATGAATTAagctttttataattttataaaaattaaaaacctatttgttttgatttgtgaaTGAGTTTGCAATAAaaatcaaaaccaaacaaaaaagggCTTGTTTACATTGTTAATCCAGAGCTGGTTTATTATACAAACGGCCTATATGACAGTGGGGGTTAACTTGGTAGCATCAGATGGGGGATCAAGACAGCACGAGAGGCTTAAAGCATACTGTACCTTTTCCGTACATCATCTTGTCCCCGTGGGCCGTGCGCTTTCCGTGGTTCTCGTCATGGTGAGGGGAGTGCTGCTTGTCGAGGCTCTTAAAATTGGGACTCGCAGGCTGACGACTACATGCGACGTCCTTCAACGCGGAGACATTAAGCGTTAAATATTTGCACTTAAACAACAGAAAGGTGTCGAGCAGCAACCACGGACGACAGAGGGGCGTGATCAGGCATGGTTTCCAAACGATGAATCCGCCCGATGCTTACTTTCTAGTTGTTTTAACTTCATATAGGGCAAGCTAGGCACAGCATTAAATACAATTGATTTGACCTGTAcgtgaaataaatgtttaataggcacatgttttatttattttttactatatGGTCAGTGTTGGTCAACATCTTCTCCCACCCAACTGGCACAGGTCAAAATGAATCGGCGAagtcacaaaaatgtattaaaaacacGAATGATCACAGTGTAGCGTTAAATCAGAAAGTTGGAACCAAGCTAGGCCTATATGACCACACACCGATTTCGTGACGCAACCCGCAAACGCAAAGCGTCAATGCCACAATGAAGAAAACCCACTGTAATGCAGCCGTCCAAGAATGCGGGCTAAATGGGCCTCCTGTCAGCTGGCTATTCGGACAAGTGGCTGCAACACGTCGGAAAAATAATTTGGCGCAGTATTTAAGAATACTTTTTAAACACTTCGCAGGGTAATATCACTGACTGTTCATGAAACACTTTATATTTCTACTTGCAACAAACCAAATGAGACAATAAATTAACCTTCCAACTAGGTCTTCAAACACTAGGTGGctaagctaactagctaactttATATTGAAACAATAGCCACCTGGCCGGCTAGATACTATAACGTTAGCTTTGCACAATAATCATACGTAAAATGTTAGCCAGCAAATTTGAATAAAACTTGGCGTGTCTTCTTCTTTGCCTTTTCCCGTTCTCCAAATGCCTGTTCGTTTTTCCATATTAATCATGTAGCTAGCAGCCACACCATTAAAGTGGACAGCTATCGACATACCCCGTTCATTTCTGGCTTGTGTTCTTTTATCCCTTTCTCTTCTGTGCAAGTGGCGTCTTCAGGCTTACTTTTAGTTGCGGTCGGCACTGCGTTTTTTCCTTGAGGCATGAaatttaagacattttattCAGTAGTTGCGATTTTATTACTTCCACAAGGTTTCCGAGACTGCCACTATTGTTTTGCTTTCATTCTTAAACCAAAGCAGTTTTTACAGTTCCTCCCCTCCGCCATGTCTTTAGCTGAACTCAGAGCAGAAAAGGACCACGTGAACATTTAAAGGGACTGTGCAGCGTGAGCTGTGCATCCTCCGGCAGGGGGCACTCCGAAGTCTTTTATTAACAAACGTAATGAGCTACAGTCTAAATATCATTTTTTGACGGTGAAAAATATGCAACTTGATAGCTTGTGGCAAAGTGATTGGGAAATAGTCTCACACTAGAATTGTCTCAGAATTTCAAAAGCAATTTTTATGTCGTCATTATTGCTTATTTTACCCAGCTTTTGGTATCCACGGTCAGGGGTGCGCAAGTCAATATTTTCATGATCAACAGTTGTTTATCAAaatttttcacttttctttttcctctttattttatatatgcatatatgcaagTGTACATTTCTGTGGAGTGCATTGGATTTCCATGTGTATagaatgtgctttataaataaacttgataTGAGAAAAATATGTGAATCACTTGCCATGGCTTCTGAGTAATTAAATATACCATAACCctttctgaaaaatatacatatttgctGAATATTAACACATTGGTCATAGTCATAATGATTGATACCTGTatgcaacaaattattttagcttttattgacaatgtgctgtaattgattgaataatacatttgaatatatagAGGCTctccaaaaatattttccaacGCATGACattatattatcatttttgctttaaaaaagccATCTGTTGGTTATATTCAGTATCTGTGTCTATGCAgcaatatgcaaaaaaatacaaaatattcgAGTTAATAGTTCATGGGCAATAAAGTGTTATGCTTGTTATGAGGCTATTGATTTCCTATGTTACAGAATTCATAGCAAGATATTCCAAAAGACTATTTAAAACATGATCAAAAAAtaagcatgcatacacacacacacacacatcaatgtTTGATATTTACCCTTAACATATTCAATTCATGATTCAGTTAAAAGAGATTGGTCTTATTATTGAGACTGACCAATACAAACAGGTATGGCCCACCCAAGTTTCCAAAAAAGCTTTTGTAGGTTTGGGTAAAATGTCCTTAACTgcctttaaaaaatggcagattCCAAAAAGATTAAGCCAGTGGAATGCATTCCACTTATGACTGTTGCAGTTATGACCGTTGTCCTTGTACTGGTGCTCCCCCTGTATTGCATTTCTCTTTCCGGAAGCATGTATTGCATGGCAACCAGTGAGACTTATGTGCAATGCCATGGAAACGGCTGACTCATTATTATCCTGTTCAACTGAGTGTGGTCAGACAGGACTGGGCCCATGTATGTTTGACAATGTAGTGATGTCAGAGGTTATCAGAAAGCACAGCATAATCCACAGCATAATATATGTGCATTGTGCAGTAGTTTCTGTGTaggctgtgcttgtgtgtctttaTGAAAGAGAGTTTTACCACCATCTATAAAATAACTAACAGTAATAGATAGGTTAGGGATACATAGCTCATATAATTCCCATGTCATATTGAAATCTAAATACAACAAACACTGGTCCACAGAAACCCTTACCAAATAAGATaatactgttttttgtttgaatggGGTTAACTACTGCTGGAAAGCAAAGttcctgcacacatacagagcCTTCTCTTTACATTTAGGATTTTTAGATCGTTCAAAACAATGTAATGAAGAAGACCTTCTCAAAATGGCATCTCGACCTACTTTGCAGTGGGGTCATATTCGCGGTAAAGGAAATACGTTATCCTACGTCACTTCCTAAATAgaacatcacttcctgtgaaaaGACCGTTGGTCACGTGATCCCAGCTTACTTGTCTGCTTCTCCGATCGgtctaaaatatgaaatatatcatTGAAATGGGCGCTTTTAATGGATCACCGCGTGTAGCTTGTCTGCATCTCCATAAAGATCTGTTTGGAAGCCGTTCATTCGGCTGTAACGGTAGAAATTCGCTACTGGAAATTTCTCCTCTCGGGGGTGGATGTCACGTGACCAGCACGCGGGTCTGGTCGTTGGGTAAAGATGGCGGCGGGTGTGTAGAAAGCAGCGGAGCGAAGCAGCAGCGAGCCCGAGTCGACCGCAGTGCTTGGAAGCGTCGAAAGCCCACAAGTAAGTGCTTCAGCAACACAGGAAAATCCGTAAACAGTCGCCAGATTTCCCAGGACTCCCCTCGTGTGTAAATAAATTCTTAAGATAATGTCAATTGATcacaaatgtattgttttattttcgtTTTGCCGGAGCATTGTACGGTGACTGAGCatattagctagcttgctcgcTAACAAACAAGAAGACGAACTGGCAGTTTACACTGCTATCCAAACTGGCACATGCCGGTGTGTGAATTCTGTCAATCGCGTAGCTTATTCTGTGTTCCTCAGGCAGCTATACATCCCACTCTAGTGTGTCGAAATCAAGAAAACCTCGGGactggtagctagctagcttacgTAGCTAACTATTGTggtaatatgtaatatttagCAAATAGATCGAATGCTAGCTGGTAGCCCGATTGTCTTGTTAATGTTTACAGGATTTGAACAGCTACTCACTAAcaatatagtttttttcttaagtTGACTACAGTTGTCCAGAATTCATGTATTTAGGAAGCAAAGTAACGCCAAAGCCAGTTTGTTCGCTGCATGATGCATGCTGCAGTTAACGCTGGTGTACTTGTCACATTTAACTGAAGTTGGTGGAGACCTTGCATTGATcgtgtaaaaaaaatggttggcTTATTTCTAGCTTGGTAAGATACCTAGTATCACTTTTACTTGTTTACTTGCTAACAAGCCAGCAGGGTGGCTAACCAGCGTATCTAAATAATTATAATGGCAACCTTAGCCGCACAGCAGCTAGTTTATAACTAGTGTCTGTATTAACCAggttgctaacgttagctagctagcgttacTGGAGACATTAAATTGTATTTCGCTAGCGACCTGTATGTAACTAAGTTACGTCAGACCCGGAAGTGTAGCTTACTATGTTGTGTGAACACGTGTGTGAATCGATAAGGCGATGTGGCTGGTTAGCGAGGTAAATGTGTGATTTCGTACCCATAAATTGAAGATACgtgctgtgtgttttgaattcaTCAGGTCTTCCTGTTTCTAGATCTGACGGAACAAGACATTTACCTCGGACGAGAATGTAAACCATCTTCATTTAGCTAAAGTCTAGCTAGACGCCTGATTGAGAACTTAATGGTCTTCGTATACTTGATGCTGGTTTCTGTCATGCTTGCTGTGCGTATGAACGATAAGGTGTTTGTTCTACGTATTTTAAATGGGTACAGCTGGTATTTTACGCTGCCCAGTTTCCAGTTGATGAGGGCACGTTGGGTGCAGATTGCACACGTTGTCCTCATACCCAGGGTTATGGCCAGTGGAACTTCTGTCGTTACATAGTAACGTTATTCATCTTCACGTTGTAACTAATTACTGTTTTGTCAAAATGATAGCCAGATAAGTATAGCAGTGCTCAAAATGCTTGCGACCAGGACTCAACGAACTGGCTGGCTTTAGCCAACTTTCTTGCTTAATGTGTCACATTCGGTTTTTTCCTCTGGCCGCGTGCTTTACACCTAAACAGTCGCTATGGCATTGCTATTGTCTGATGCCTGGTGACGTTTACCTTGTTTAGTTCTAGTTTAGTTAAAAAGTCAGTGCTATAATTTCCGTTTGCTGTAAAACTAGAGGGCAACTGTCCCCTTCTCAGAAATCACGCAGCGGCCCCACGGGTTAATTCATGCATGGAAAACGAAACCTGTGTTCTGGTAGCTCCTGGCTAGCGTGCTTAAAAGAAAGGGACACTTCGCATAAGGTTTCCGTGCAGCAACAAATGCTCTCGTCAAATGTCCTCGTGTGTGTAAGCAGCTGTAGGTCACATGGAGGTTGAAACTGGAGTAGAGTTTTTCAAGCTAGCATTCTGGGGGAGGCTGTTTACCGCCGTTTCTCTAGGTTATTTTTTAAGGGTAATTGGCCTCTTGACTATttatgcaaaatgcattttaaataaatttctcAACATTCTGAAAGCAGTCATTACCTAAAAGTGATTAATATCTGTGTATGCCTTTGTATGTATACATTAAGAATTTGGACTTTAGTCACTGTTAAAGTTTGCAAGTAATATCTAATGGCTATAagttatttgtaattattaataTGCAACGTAACGTTTTTAGCTTCATGAAAATTTTGTGCACTGTGGCATTAAGTGATAATGTGCATCACCTTTCCTTTATAACCCctgcagtgtgagagagaaacgggAAAATAAACCTGCATTGTGGCTGAGCGTGCTCCACTCTTCCTCAGGCTAATGTGCTCACGCAGTGGCTCTGCTGATCAATACTGAGAGTGGAGTCACGGGCCGTTAGCAGGCCGGGATGGCGGACTACGCTGCCATTTCCGTCTTTAGTGCAGGTTAACAGTGGAAACGCACTGGCGCTGCCCTCGAGTTGCTAACCTGtacgcctgcctgcctgtctctgtttcGCTATCTGCGCAGATGATGGATCCCGGACAGGATTTGCTTCTGGCTGCGCTGAGTGAGAGCGGGATCAGCGCGAACGACCTTTTCGACACGGAGCCTCCCGACGCAGGGCCGCCGCCGCTACCTGCACAACAGGTAGGGCCGCGGATATGCTCCGCTTAAGGGCTTGAATAAGAGCCTGCCCTATAGCGAGCCATCGACAGTCATATCAGCGTGCTTGAATGAGTTCCATTGTTAGCACCAGACCCTCACCTGAGCTTTGTGATTTGCCCTTTCAGTCAGTTCCCATAAGCACCTTGGATATCGGCCCGGCAACCGATGCAGTCACTGTGAGGCACGAGCATGTTGCTCCACCTACTCCTACAGTCACCATCAGGGTAAGAGCTACTATTAACCTTTACACTCACCCTCAGTGCAAGAGCTACTATTCACCATTACTCACCCTCAGTGTAAGAGTTCCCAGTCACCATTACACTCACCCTCAATGTAAGAGCTACTATTAACCTTTACACTCACCCTCAGTGTAAGAGTTCCTATTCACCTTTACACTCATCCTCAGTATAAGAGCTACTATTCATCATTACACTCACCCCGAGGGTAAGAGCTACTATTCACCATTAGACTCACCCTCAGTAATCagtaatttatcatttaatcaggaaaatgaaaaaaggaaaatcacaTTCTGATGTGCAAAGGAAGGCCGCTGGTGGCCTTGTCTGGTGGAAGTGACCAGTAATGAGCTGGGTGTGTTGAACATTGCATTAGAAACTCAAATTAGCTACAGTTTTACTCCCAACAATGTAGAGACtcccccttgtgtgtgtgtgtgtttgtgtgtgtgtatatgtgtgtgtgtgcgcgtgtgtgcgtgtgtgcgtgtccgtccgtccctccctccctcattcccaGCACTATGTGGATGGGTTGAACCAATGCTTTGCTTATTGGCCATCCACTCATGACATGTTTAGGTGCCGTGAATCGGATCATTTTGGTTACGTCGGGTGgttttgttcatgtgtgtgtctgcctgtttaGAGCTCTTATTGTGTATGCAGAGCGATGCTGTATGGTAAACAGACATGCTTGTTTTACTGCATGTCTGTTATCATTTATACCTTTGTGCCTTTTTCGCAAAGTAACCCTCAGATCCACCATTCTGATTGTACTTAACATCAGCGGATATGGTGAATCAGCAATGCAAGTCCTTTTCACACCAGTGCCAGTGTGGCCCTACCTTGTATAATCTTGACTGATCTTATTTACCACATGTCATTGTCTGCCTTGGAATAGTAATTAAAGTCAGGCAGGTCATGATTGAGCTTCCTGGCTGactgaaaatggctgctctaGCAGGTGAAATTATTTAGAATGCTCAGCACAGCATTGCAGGGAtttgacccccaccccccgatcaATGATAAAATACAGAGCCGGGGGCAAATAAGCAAAGCTATTAAGCGCCTTCCTAGGCTTGGGGGGGGCAAAGTACAGGTGGTCCCCAGAGATGTGAGGTGTCCAAAAGTATTTTGGATGTATTTCCCCATTGATGAGGAGTGGTGGCCTCGTGCTCCTCCAGCTGTGTTCGTCTGAGCTGTGGGACGACTcactgctcctcttcctctgtcctccCTCTAAAGCAGAAGCCTCAGCCCTCCACCACCACGTTCGTGCTGAACCAGCTCAACCAGCTGCCTTCCCTGGGGACGATCGTGGTGACCAAGCCGTCCGCGGGTGGCACCACCTCCCGGCAGACCATAACCGTGGCCAAGGTGGTGCACTCGGCCCGGGGGCCCGGCACAGCAACCGTGCGGGCGGTGGCCCCCCCCGGCCGCGAGCAGATCCAGCTCAAGGACCTGCTCAAGACCAGCAACATCAAGACCAGCAGCCTGGGCGAACTCATGAAGCTGAAGCCGCCGCCCAACATCGCCCAGCCCGTCGCCACGGCCACCagtaagccccacccccaccccccggtccCGTTGGCTTTTCACGGCTGTTTAGCTCACAGTTGCAGCGGTGAGTTTGGCCTCTGCCTAGGCTCAGCTGCTGGCTCGGTGGCCAATCAAGACGCAGTCACCGGGCCACGATTGGCTCCTGTTGCTGGTCgtcagtatttgtgtgtgctgccTGCTTTTGTCGTTTTCTATAAGTAAACCTTGTGCTGTCtcaatctttctttttttggtacatAGTGGATTGTAAACCTGATTCCCCAACCAGTCGTTGCTTGAAGTGTGCCAGTTACTGTGATTGGATGGTGCTGATTAATATGATTGGATGGCGTTTGTAGGGGTTTGTGCAATCCCCGCATGTTCAGGTTTACTTGCTGTGAACTGGGACCGTTCTTCCTCTTGCAGAAATAATTCTGGTGTCTACAAAGATGGTGAATAAATCAGGTAGGGAAGATGCGAGTGTTGTAGGGGCTGGTTCCACACTTCACCGGGTGCACTGGGGTGTAGGCGTGTGGGCGTCTGCAGGGTCCTGGGGCACACTACCCTCACGTGCACCTTACAGGGTGATTCCATTCGGCCTCTCTTTCGTCCATAAGCGATTTCTCTCCCCCctgattttttctctctcctccagccgAGCTGAACAACGGCGTGAAGAAGGACGTGACCGGCAAGGACGTCGCCAGGTTCTGGGTGAATGACGACCTCAAAATGCGCAGCTTCTCGCCCACGCATGTGAGTCTGAGCACTGCGCAGCCATGCAACCATACAGCTGCGCAGCCAGCCTGCAGCCCGTGCAGCGCATCTAGCCAGGCCACGCCGCATGCAGTCAGCCCATGTTGCACAGCTGCACAGTTAGCAGGTGCTGCGCATTTCATGCTGCATCCAAGTagctgcatgctttatataaaaACTTTTATATAACAAAGTTTGTAGCCTGTGTGAGATTAGGTTGAATACGTTAGCCTGTGCAGCGCACCCGTGCAGTCAGCCTGCGCAGCGCACCTGTGCAGTTaggctgtgctgcacagttCATGCTGCGCTCAAGCAGCTGCATGCATTATATAAAAACTTTCACGTAGCCAGGATTGTAGCCCTGCGTGAGAATAGGTTGAATACGTTAGCCTGCCTCTTAATTGTTCACCTCACCAGCAGAAGGGCAGctttcttgctttaaaaaatgcttgCTGTTCAGAttcttgtaaattattttagtttatgtTTGGTCtgtaaacatttgcttttagAAAATACCTGGAAttaaagaagaggaagagccagaggaagaggaggaggaagagttgGGTCACGCCGAAACGTACGCTGAATACATGCCCATGAAATGTAAGAGTTGCGGAAGGGGTTGGCTTCCTGACCAGGCCCTGGCTTTTCGCCTGTGTGATCGCTGTGTTACGTTCTTGCTTCTACCCCCTGAGGCTGATCGCCAATTGCGGTGTGTCATCTGTTCTGGCCAGCAGCGTATCGGAGATATGTGAgattttacagtcatttaaaatcatCCAGTAGCATATGTTAGTGTGAAACGCATTTATAGAGCACACTTGCATAGAGTATTCTATTACCTGTGTTCACCTCTGTGAACCAGTGGTCAGTGAAAGTGCCAGATTGTGCTTCCTGTTAGAGGTGCATCAGAGGGAATCGGCACAGACGTATTAACCCTGAGGGCGCTGAAGGCATTGCTCATTATTGGGGCATAATTACAGACGAGGCTGCCAGAGTGTAGCTACCCCTGGGTTCCTATGCAGATGTAGAGGTTCTCACtacattgtgtttatttatttatttatttatttatttatttatttatttttcccttgattgtttttttggagGGTTTCAGCCCTGTATTTCCAatttaaagcaaatatatatatatttttaatacaattttccTGTAAAGTATATTCATGATGGTGTTTGTAATCAGATTATGCATGCAAATTTCATAgaattgtccccccccccccctccccacagtgAAAATTGGGCTGCGCCACCCTGACCCCGTGGTGGAGACCAGCTCACTGTCCAGCGTCAACCCCCCCAACGTCTGGTACCGGCTGTGCATCCCGGAGGAGACGATCGACCGGGGCTGGCTGTCTGCCCTGCAGCTGGAGGCCATTACCTATGCTGCTCAGGtattataataacaatgataataatgataattatagcaataataataataacacttttGGCAGCTTTCTGTAACACTTCACAAAgagcagaagaaaaataaaaatgggggaaatgaTTGGGCTCTGTCTGCAGATTTCCAGTGCTTTTTTCCTCATAAGGTTTTCCATTTgtgcagaaaataatttctgtgtttgtcaATAGCTTAAGAGTGTTTgacgttttgttctacgaggTAAATTACACTCGttaatatctcaaccgtgaatttCGAAGTCGTTATGTGCTTCAAAAAAGTTGCTGTATTGAAACTGCGGTCCTTGTCATGTGCAGGCAGGGTATTGTGAAACTTGACTGGTGGTGATGTGAACATTGGCGGAATGcgaccattgttgtagtttcgATGCAGCACCTTGTTGGcaacctgtttttttaaagcatgtaatTTATGCTGTAGAACAAAAAAAGTAACCCTTTTAAGCTTATGTTTAGTCACAGACTAACTGAAATATGAAACCTTAtgcggaggtggggggcgggggcattgGAAATTTGGCTGGGGGACCTGTAGCTCAACAATGCTAACTCTCTTCCGGGTTCCACTCTATACCTATTGGATAAAGTGGGCCTAACTGTGCCAATTATCTGTTTAATCTCCTGTGAAGCAGCTTCTTTCTGGCACAGGCAGGCCCAAACACGCGGTAATGCGCCTCGTTTATTTTCCTCTTAAAGCAACACGAGACATTCCTCCCCAACGGGGACAGGGCGTCCTACCTGATAGGCGACGGGGCCGGTGTTGGGAAGGGCAGGACCATCGCCGGGATCATTTACGAAAACTATCTCCTGGGCCGGAAACGCTCCCTCTGGTAAGCACCCCCCAGGAATCTGAGCTCCTGTTCATGCAGCGTCTGAGCAGGAGGGCTGGCGTAGGATCAGTTTTCCCCGTTTGTCTGCCCTACCCGTAGCCATTGTGGGGGTAAAGAGGTTGGCTGATCCAAGATCTGGGCCCAGTATGAATATAGACCTAGATCTACAATGAGGAGCGGCTGGTGTAGGATCAGTTTTCCCTGTCTGTATTTGTAACATTTAAGCTCTTGTTATTGTATTGGATTGTATGTTGACACCTTGTACTAAGGCAAATTCCTTGTACATCGTACTTGGCGAATAAATAATTCTGATAACCTTATCCATTATGGGGTGAATAGAAAAACTGACCCTAGATCAGCACTCGTATTGTGAGGCACCTTAAGGATGTGGGTGCTGTTTTTAGGTGTTGGAGAAGTAGGCAGACCAAGGCGGCctccattaaaaatgtgactTTTCTTTCTTCTATCCAGGTTCAGTGTGTCGAATGACTTGAAATACGATGCAGAGAGAGATTTGAGAGACATCGGGGCAAAAAACATTCAGGTCCATTCCTTGAATAAGGTAACGAACGAGGCTGCAGACTTTCAGTTTGTGTGGGCGTTTACCAGAGCAAAGCATATAAACATCACGGCTGTTCTTTCTGTGTTCAATAGctgttgtattttgtttgcCCCCTCCTCAGTTTAAATATGGCAAAATCTCTTCTAAACACAACGGAAGTGTGAAGAAGGGTGTGATTTTCGCCACATACTCCTCCCTGATTGGAGAAAGCCAGTCCGGCGGGAAATACAAGACGAGGTTCAAACAGTTGCTGCACTGGTGCGGGGAAGATTTCGACGGAGTGGTATCCTTCAGACATCaataaaaactgtcaaaaaGGACGTTCTAAGAGGCGTAGAAGCCCGAGATGGATTCctgaccaccaccaccacctttacctaaaatgcttatttatttctcatgctgttgtattttcaaaattgttGAGGATAACTTGTTGTGATATTGGTCTTCCGTAACGGCCGTAAGATTTGTCTTTGACCAAACCTCCCCCCCTCAGATTGTGTTTGACGAATGTCACAAAGCGAAGAACGTCTGCCCCATCGGCTCGTCCAAGCCCACCAAGACCGGTCTGGCAGTGCTGGAACTGCAGAACAAGCTGCCCAAAGCCAGGGTGGTCTACGCCAGTGCCACAGGTGGGTCTCTTCAACCGCCAGTCCGACCAATTAGACCAAATGATGGCTCCTACACTTCCTCTGCCTCCCCCGAGTCCTGCTTCCAGTCCAATGGGGGGGGCTTATGTGTTCTACTGGtgtatatgaatatttattaagAGGCGCGTCCTTACGCAGAAAAATCCACTGCCATGGTGGTGT is a window from the Anguilla rostrata isolate EN2019 chromosome 14, ASM1855537v3, whole genome shotgun sequence genome containing:
- the kmt5aa gene encoding N-lysine methyltransferase KMT5A-A isoform X2, whose protein sequence is MPQGKNAVPTATKSKPEDATCTEEKGIKEHKPEMNGDVACSRQPASPNFKSLDKQHSPHHDENHGKRTAHGDKMMYGKAVRLNIMNSDGGLPRGAEGRLGPSCVPGEQGRQPRCTEAYLRGPADPTADSNGTSRVRGHKRQTCCRKAKVTKSTLRTAEYRNSQNRKLTEFYPIRRSSRKCNAELKCEEKKHIDELLSSGTEEGMKLNVYGPNDHLRETPNRCSTSRGKEGGFSPPEVSGKGSLSWNTMGTYCRSQMPRREKLNTHKTLLRAAICTTSSIRAKRTVWTPLENPNAWGG